Proteins encoded within one genomic window of Methanosarcina barkeri str. Wiesmoor:
- a CDS encoding 3-methyl-2-oxobutanoate dehydrogenase subunit VorB, which yields MATQLVKGNSAVIIGALYAGCDCFFGYPITPASEILHDASKYLPKIGRKFVQAESEEAAINMVYGGASAGHRVMTSSSGPGLSLMQEGVSYLAGSELPCVIVDIMRAGPGLGNIGPEQGDYNQIVKGGGHGNYKNIVLAPNSVQEMCDFTMKAFELSFKYRNPAIVLADGVLGQMIESLEFPKQAIVPEIDTTWAVNGTAETRPNLITSIFLDFNELGKFNEKLQVKYELIRQNEVDYEEYLTDDASIVLVSYGISSRICRSAVDLARKEGIKVGLFRPKTLFPFPEAQLKALADKGCSFISVEMSNGQMIYDVRLAINCSQPVELVNRMGGNLMTLDQIMDKIRKMAGEA from the coding sequence GCACTATATGCCGGATGTGACTGTTTCTTTGGTTATCCGATAACTCCGGCAAGTGAGATTCTGCATGACGCATCCAAATATTTGCCAAAAATAGGCAGGAAATTCGTCCAGGCCGAATCTGAAGAGGCGGCTATTAACATGGTTTATGGAGGAGCATCAGCAGGGCACAGGGTCATGACATCATCTTCAGGCCCTGGACTTAGCCTGATGCAGGAAGGAGTTTCCTACCTTGCTGGCTCTGAACTTCCCTGCGTGATTGTGGATATTATGCGGGCAGGACCAGGCCTTGGAAATATAGGGCCGGAGCAGGGGGATTATAACCAGATAGTAAAAGGCGGAGGACATGGAAACTACAAAAATATCGTGCTTGCTCCGAACTCAGTGCAGGAAATGTGCGACTTTACCATGAAAGCTTTTGAGCTTTCCTTTAAGTACAGAAACCCAGCTATAGTGCTTGCAGACGGAGTGCTCGGGCAGATGATAGAGTCACTTGAATTCCCGAAGCAAGCTATTGTTCCTGAGATTGATACCACTTGGGCGGTCAATGGTACAGCCGAAACCAGGCCTAACCTGATAACCTCGATCTTTCTGGACTTCAATGAGCTTGGAAAGTTTAATGAAAAACTGCAGGTAAAGTATGAGCTCATAAGGCAGAATGAAGTCGATTACGAAGAATATCTTACTGATGATGCTTCAATTGTCCTTGTTTCTTATGGGATCAGCAGTCGGATTTGCAGGTCAGCCGTGGATCTTGCCAGAAAGGAAGGCATTAAAGTTGGGCTTTTCAGGCCTAAAACCCTCTTCCCGTTCCCTGAGGCGCAGTTGAAGGCTCTGGCAGATAAGGGCTGTTCCTTTATTTCCGTGGAAATGAGCAATGGACAGATGATATATGATGTCAGGCTTGCAATCAACTGTTCACAGCCTGTAGAGCTTGTAAATCGTATGGGAGGAAACCTGATGACCCTTGACCAGATTATGGATAAAATCAGGAAAATGGCAGGGGAGGCATGA